Proteins encoded in a region of the Phacochoerus africanus isolate WHEZ1 chromosome 8, ROS_Pafr_v1, whole genome shotgun sequence genome:
- the LOC125133265 gene encoding cationic amino acid transporter 3-like: MTVFSSAAAGTASVARGWSLTFDSLIGYHISQVLRENFPLHLPYFLPTYLDFVALSLVLLLTGVLALGARESPLVDKVSAGINLLVLSFIILAGFIKGDLHNWQLTEQDYKLAASGSSDTSMLGLLGSGGFVPFGFDGILGGVAICYHAFSGFEVIATKGEEARNPQRSIPLGIVITISICFLTYFGVSAALTLMVPYYQIQPDNPFPQAFLHVGWAPARYVMAFLILCALTSRYQSVIFPTSQQICEMAHDGLLFRVLIQVHAFTGTPVLAIMTAGILAGVMALIFTILDLVDLLSIGILLAFSLVSFSVLVLRYQPDQNVIKNEKTEDGLEMCAQGEISPTSEPEAGTSNPLKSLCNPISTTPTRKSGQIVYGCAFLLVLLLTILSLLLALWPSQVFSGDPGFTAGAVLLLLLIVGITAIIWRQPQNPSPLPFRVPALPVLPVLSIFVNVYLMMQLSSVIWAQFGIWNAMGLAIYFGYGIRHSPEENSDPQPPTSTSQSLGEHTPGAESS; this comes from the exons ATGACTgttttttcttctgctgctgcaGGCACTGCCAGTGTGGCCAGGGGCTGGAGCCTCACCTTTGACAGTCTGATCGGGTATCACATCTCTCAGGTGCTGCGGGAAAACTTCCCTCTGCATTTGCCCTACTTTCTGCCCACATACCTAGACTTTGTTGCCCTGAGCCTGGTGCTGCTGCTTACAG GAGTGCTGGCTCTGGGAGCTCGTGAGTCACCCCTGGTTGACAAAGTGTCCGCAGGCATCAACCTCTTAGTGCTCAGCTTCATCATCCTCGCTGGCTTCATTAAGGGAGACCTGCATAACTGGCAGCTCACAGAACAGGACTACAAACTGGCCGCATCTGGATCCAGTGACACCTCTAT GCTGGGCCTTCTGGGTTCTGGAGGGTTTGTGCCCTTTGGCTTTGATGGGATTCTCGGAGGAGTAGCTATTTGCTACCATGCATTTTCTGGCTTTGAGGTCATTGCCACAAAAG GGGAAGAAGCCAGAAATCCTCAGCGTTCCATCCCCTTGGGCATCGTGATCACAATCTCCATCTGCTTTTTGACATATTTTGGTGTCTCAGCGGCACTCACCCTCATGGTGCCCTATTACCAGATTCAGCCTGACAACCCCTTCCCCCAGGCTTTTCTCCACGTCGGTTGGGCTCCCGCTAGATATGTCATGGCTTTTCTCATCCTCTGTGCTCTGACATCCAG ATACCAGAGTGTCATCTTCCCCACATCTCAGCAGATTTGTGAAATGGCACATGATGGGCTCCTCTTTCGGGTGTTGATCCAGGTCCACGCCTTTACAGGCACTCCTGTCCTGGCCATCATGACTGCAGGAATACTCGCAG GGGTCATGGCATTGATCTTCACGATCCTTGATCTTGTGGACCTATTATCAATCGGGATCCTGCTCGCTTTCTCCCTGGTGTCTTTTTCTGTCCTTGTCCTCAG ATACCAGCCAGACCAGAATGTAATCaagaatgagaaaactgaggatggACTTGAGATGTGTGCACAGGGTGAAATTTCTCCGACATCTGAACCTGAAGCAGGAACCTCAAACCCTCTAAAGAGTCTGTGTAACCCTATCAGCACCACCCCCACTCGGAAATCTGGCCAGATTGTCTATGGATGCGCCTTCCTGCTGG TTCTCCTGCTGACCATCCTGAGCCTGCTCCTGGCCCTGTGGCCCAGCCAAGTGTTCTCTGGAGACCCCGGGTTCACAGCAGgggctgtgctgctgctgctgctcattGTGGGGATCACTGCCATCATTTGGAGGCAGCCCCAGaacccctctcctcttcccttcagG GTCCCTGCTCTGCCCGTCCTCCCAGTGCTGAGCATCTTTGTGAATGTCTACCTGATGATGCAGCTGTCCTCTGTGATTTGGGCCCAGTTTGGCATCTGGAATGCCATGG GACTTGCCATATACTTTGGATATGGGATCCGACACAGCCCGGAGGAGAACAGTGATCCACAGCCACCAACCTCCACCTCCCAGAGTCTGGGTGAACACACCCCTGGTGCTGAATCCTCTTAA
- the LOC125133452 gene encoding cationic amino acid transporter 3-like — MLGQYVHLFGEKLVRRRPLKPREESESHVAHLNTFDLVVLGVGRILRPGVYILAGKVAKFIAGPATVICFLVAGLSTMLSGLYYAELGAQVARSGSVYFYSYVAMGQLHAFITGWNSILSLVIGTARVARAWSYIFDRLIGNVSQVLQEAFPLHMPSFLATYADVFALGLVLLMTGILVLGVHESALVTKVSTGLSLLVLSLIILSGFMKGDLHNWQLTEQDYTLATAGSNDTSRLGPLGSGGFAPFGFEGILRGAALCFYMFFGVHIIATKEEEALTPHRSIPFGIVISLFVCFLAYFGVSAAVTLMVPYYQIHPYNPLPQAILHSWGAPAGYVVAVGTLCALTSRLHSAMCRMPKLIYEMADDGLLFRGLTRIHACAHNQVKSIMAAGTLAGVMALLFNFTDLVDLMSIGTLLSYTLVAFSVLVLRYQPHQNFSKNKRTEDETEMGPVVEESPLESAAEAGTSNPLKSLCNPISTTPTWKSGQIVCGCAFLLVLLLTILSLLLALWPSQVFSGDPGFTAGAVLLLLLIAGITAIIWRQPQNPSPLPFRVPALPVLPVLSIFVNIYLMMQLSSVIWAQFGIWNAVGFAIYFGYGIRHSLEEKRDPQPPASTSQTLHEHTPGAESS; from the exons ATGCTGGGTCAGTATGTTCACCTATTTGGGGAGAAGCTGGTCCGCAGGCGGCCACTGAAGCCCAGGGAGGAGTCTGAGAGTCACGTGGCTCATCTGAACACCTTCGACCTGGTGGTGTTGGGCGTGGGCCGGATCCTGAGACCTGGTGTGTACATCCTGGCTGGTAAAGTGGCCAAGTTCATAGCTGGACCAGCAACTGTCATCTGCTTCTTGGTGGCCGGTCTGTCTACTATGCTGTCTGGGCTCTACTATGCAGAGCTGGGGGCCCAGGTAGCACGCTCTGGTTCCGTGTATTTCTACAGCTATGTCGCCATGGGACAATTGCATGCCTTCATCACTGGCTGGAACTCCATACTGTCCTTGGTCATCG GTACCGCCCGTGTGGCCAGGGCCTGGAGCTACATCTTTGACAGACTGATTGGGAACGTCTCTCAAGTGTTGCAGGAAGCTTTCCCTCTACACATGCCCTCTTTTCTGGCCACGTATGCCGACGTTTTTGCCCTGGGTCTGGTGCTGCTGATGACTG gta TACTTGTTCTGGGAGTTCATGAGTCAGCCCTGGTCACCAAAGTGTCCACAGGCTTGAGCCTTTTGGTGCTCAGCCTCATCATCCTCTCTGGCTTCATGAAGGGAGATCTGCACAACTGGCAGCTCACAGAACAGGACTACACACTGGCCACAGCTGGATCCAATGACACCTCTAG GCTGGGCCCTCTGGGTTCTGGAGGGTTTGCACCTTTTGGCTTTGAAGGGATTCTCCGTGGAGCAGCTTTATGCTTCTACATGTTTTTTGGTGTTCATATCATTGCCACTAAAG AGGAAGAAGCTCTAACTCCTCATCGTTCCATCCCCTTCGGCATTGTGATCTCACTCTTCGTCTGCTTTTTGGCATATTTTGGGGTCTCAGCGGCTGTCACTCTCATGGTGCCGTATTACCAGATTCACCCTTACAACCCCTTGCCACAAGCTATTCTCCACAGCTGGGGGGCTCCGGCAGGATATGTCGTGGCTGTTGGCACCCTCTGTGCCCTGACATCCAG GCTCCACAGTGCCATGTGCAGGATGCCGAAGCTGATCTATGAAATGGCAGATGATGGGCTCCTTTTCCGGGGACTGACCCGGATCCACGCCTGCGCACACAACCAAGTCAAGTCCATCATGGCCGCGGGAACTCTTGCAG GGGTCATGGCCTTACTCTTCAACTTCACAGATCTTGTGGACCTCATGTCCATCGGGACTCTGCTGTCTTACACCCTCGTGGCTTTTTCTGTCCTTGTCCTCAG GTATCAGCCACACCAGAATTTCAGCAAGAACAAGAGAACAGAGGATGAAACTGAGATGGGTCCTGTCGTTGAGGAAAGTCCTTTGGAATCTGCAGCAGAAGCAGGAACCTCAAACCCTCTAAAGAGTCTGTGTAACCCTATCAGCACCACCCCCACTTGGAAATCTGGCCAGATTGTCTGTGGATGCGCCTTCCTGCTGG TTCTCCTGCTGACCATCCTGAGCCTGCTCCTGGCCCTGTGGCCCAGCCAAGTGTTCTCTGGAGACCCCGGGTTCACAGCAGgggctgtgctgctgctgctgctcattGCGGGGATCACTGCCATCATTTGGAGGCAGCCCCAGaacccctctcctcttcccttcagG GTCCCTGCTCTGCCCGTCCTCCCAGTGCTGAGCATCTTTGTGAATATCTACCTGATGATGCAGCTGTCCTCTGTGATTTGGGCCCAGTTTGGCATCTGGAATGCTGTTG GATTTGCCATATACTTTGGATATGGGATCCGACACAGCCTGGAGGAGAAGAGGGAtccacagccaccagcctccacctccCAGACTCTGCATGAACACACCCCTGGTGCTGAATCCTCTTAA